The following DNA comes from Candidatus Alcyoniella australis.
CCCGGCGTTGAGCGCCTCGACGATAAGGCGGCCCTCGAGCTGTTTATTGAGCCGGGTCTCGAGCTGTCCGGGAAAGGTGTCGTCGTTGCCCACGTACGGTCCGTAGGTGAACGAGTCGCCCACGCACAGCACGCGGTACACGCCCGTGGGCTTGGGCAGCTCCACATCGGTTGCGCGCCGCAATCCCTGGGAGTTGGTCTGCTCGCGAAACGGGAAGTTGCGGTCCATCAGCGAGATCTCGTCCACGTTGAGCCGCAGGTCGCCCAGCAACGTCACATCGGCCGCGGATCGCTCGGGGCACGGCTCGTAGGGCGAGCTGTAGAGCAACGTGCGGCAGACGATCTCACCCGCGAACACAAACAGCAGCAGCGCGACCAGGGCAAAGGCCAAGCGCCTGGTCAGTGAGATCTTCAATGTTCGTTCGTTATCTTCGGGCGACACCCTCGCTCCGCAACGCTAGCCTGGATCATGAATGATCCAGGCTAAAACTTATGGCCGCAGTTGAAGCAGAACTTGGACCCCTTGTCCAACGGCGCGTTGCAGCTCGGGCAGTTCTCCGGCGGCGCGGTCTCGGCCGGGTCCTGCCCGCTCAAGGGCTTGCCGCAGTTGGGGCAGAACTTGGATCCGCCGGGCACCGGCTGCGAGCACGATGGGCAATTTTCAGTAAGCGGCTTGCCGCAACTGGGGCAGAACTTGGAGTTGGCCGGGGCCTGGCCCTTGCAGTGCGGGCAGATCACCAGCGGTGCGGCCTGACCCTGCGCGCCCTGCTGCATCGCGCCCATCACCATTCCGGGAATCATCATTCCCATTCCAGCTCCCACGCCCAGGCCCATGCCCGCGCCCGCGGTTCCGCCTTCGCCACCCGCGCCGCCGCCCGTACCCTCGGCAGCCTTCTCCATGGCCTTGGCGGCCTTGAACTGCATGAAGCGGCCCATGTCGCCCACCGCGCCCATGCCCGCTCGCTCGTCGATCATCTTTTGCACTTCGGCCGGCGGAGTGATCGCGTTGATGAAGAAGTCGAGCAGCTCCAGTCCGTACTTGCTGAAGTCGTCGCGCAGGCGCGATTTGGAGGCCACGCCCAGCTCGTCGTAGAGCGCGGCGAGGTTGAAGATCGTGTCCACGTTCTCGCCCAAAATATCGTTGAGGCGCGAGACGATCACGTCCTTAAGGTAGTTGTCCACATCCAGGCTCGAGTACGCGCCGCGGGTGCCCACCAGATCGTTGATCAGCAGCAGCGGATCAGCGACGCGCATGGTGTAGGCGCCGAAAGCGCGCAAGCGCACCATGCCCAACTCCGAGTCGCGGAACGGCACCGGCTCCTTGGTGCCCCACTTGAGGTTGGTGTAGACCTTCATGTTG
Coding sequences within:
- a CDS encoding SPFH domain-containing protein; its protein translation is MKMLDVIEYFDESGEEIVHRIPESGSAETRVGSQLVVRENQAAVFFRDGKALDILGAGRHTLSTLNVPLLAKLIGVPFDNKSPFRIEIYFINMKVYTNLKWGTKEPVPFRDSELGMVRLRAFGAYTMRVADPLLLINDLVGTRGAYSSLDVDNYLKDVIVSRLNDILGENVDTIFNLAALYDELGVASKSRLRDDFSKYGLELLDFFINAITPPAEVQKMIDERAGMGAVGDMGRFMQFKAAKAMEKAAEGTGGGAGGEGGTAGAGMGLGVGAGMGMMIPGMVMGAMQQGAQGQAAPLVICPHCKGQAPANSKFCPSCGKPLTENCPSCSQPVPGGSKFCPNCGKPLSGQDPAETAPPENCPSCNAPLDKGSKFCFNCGHKF